A genomic window from Macaca mulatta isolate MMU2019108-1 chromosome 19, T2T-MMU8v2.0, whole genome shotgun sequence includes:
- the RASAL3 gene encoding RAS protein activator like-3 isoform X2, translating to MDPPSPSRTSQTQPAAPSPLTSYRWHTGRGGEKGAGGFRWGRFAGWGRALSHQEPMVSTQPAPRSIFRRVLSAPPKESRTSRLRLSKALWGRHKNPPPEPEPEPEQEAPELEPEPEPEPPTPQIPEAPTPDVPVWDIGGFTLLDGKLVLLGGEEEGPRRPRVGSASSEGSIHVAMGNFRDPDRMPGKTEPENAGPNQVHNVRGLLKRLKEKKKARSEPRDGPPSALGSRESLATLSELDLGAERDVRVWPLHPSLLGEPHCFQVTWTGGSRCFSCRSAAERDRWIEDLRRQFQPTQDNVEREETWLSVWVHEAKGLPRAAAGAPGVRAELWLDGALLARTAPRAGPGQLFWAERFHFEALPPARRLSLRLRGLGPGSAVLGRVALSLEELGAPRAPAAGLERWFPLLGAPAGAALRARIRARRLRVLPSERYKELAEFLTFHYARLCGALEPALPAQAKEELAAAMVRVLRATGRAQALVTDLGTAELARCGGREALLFRENTLATKAIDEYMKLVAQDYLQETLGQVVRRLCASTEDCEVDPSKCPAPELPEHQARLRNSCEEVFETIIHSYDWFPAELGIVFSSWREACKERGSEVLGPRLVCASLFLRLLCPAILAPSLFGLAPEHPAPGPARTLTLIAKVIQNLANRAPFGEKEAYMGFMNSFLEEHGPAMQRFLDQVAVVDVDAAPSGYQGSGDLALQLAVLHAQLCTIFAELDQTTRDSLEPLPTILQAIEEGQPVLVSVPMRLPPPPAQIHSSLSAGEKPGFLAPRDLPKHTPLISKSQSLRSVRRSESWARPQPDEERPLRRPRPVQRTQSVPTRRPARRRQSAGPWPRPKGSLSTGPAPRARPWTRDSASLPRKPSVPWQRQIDQPQDRNQALGKHRPVNKLAELQCEVAALREEQKVLSRLVESLSTHIRALTEQQEQLRGQLQDLDSRLCAGSSEFDSKHNLPIYEGHSLKSLEHRLNEMERTQAQLRDAVQSLQLSPRTRGSRSQPQPLKAPCLNGDTT from the exons ATGGACCCACCGTCGCCAAGCCGGACCTCCCAAACCCAGCCCGCAGCCCCCTCTCCGCTGACTTCCTATCGCTGGCACACAGGGCGCGGTGGGGAGAAGGGGGCTGGAGGGTTTCGCTGGGGCCGCTTTGCTGGCTGGGGCAGGGCCCTGAGCcaccaggagcccatggtcagcACCCAGCCAGCCCCTCGCTCGATATTCCGTCGGGTCCTATCTGCGCCTCCCAAGGAGTCACGGACCAGTCGCCTTCGACTCTCCAAGGCCCTCTGGGGGAGGCATAAGAACCCACCACCGGAGCCAGAGCCGGAGCCAGAGCAGGAGGCCCCAG AGCTGGAGCCggagccagagccagagcccCCTACCCCACAGATCCCCGAGGCCCCCACACCCGACGTGCCTGTCTGGGACATTGGGGGCTTCACCCTGCTTGATGGGAAGCTGGTGCTGcttggaggagaggaggag GGTCCCCGAAGGCCCCGGGTGGGAAGTGCTAGCTCCGAGGGCAGCATCCACGTGGCCATGGGGAACTTCAGGGATCCAG ATCGGATGCCTGGAAAGACAGAACCAGAGAATGCTGGTCCCAACCAGGTCCACAACGTTCGG GGGTTGCTCAAGAggctgaaagagaagaaaaaggccAGGTCGGAGCCCCGGGATGG GCCCCCCAGTGCTCTGGGCTCTAGGGAGTCGCTGGCCACACTCTCTGAACTGGACCTGGGCGCCGAGCGGGATGTGcgggtctggccactgcaccccagtctctTGGGGGAGCCCCATTGCTTTCAG GTAACGTGGACGGGCGGAAGCCGCTGTTTCTCTTGTCGCTCGGCCGCTGAGAGAGACCGCTGGATCGAGGACCTTCGTCGCCAATTCCAGCCCACCCAG GACAACGTGGAGCGGGAAGAGACATGGCTGAGCGTGTGGGTGCACGAGGCGAAGGGGCTTCCCCGGGCAGCGGCGGGGGCACCCGGCGTGCGCGCCGAGCTGTGGCTGGATGGCGCGCTGCTGGCACGCACGGCGCCTCGGGCCGGCCCAGGCCAGCTCTTCTGGGCCGAGCGCTTTCACTTCGAGGCGCTGCCACCTGCACGTCGCCTGTCGCTGCGGCTGCGCGGCTTGGGCCCGGGAAGCGCGGTGCTGGGCCGCGTGGCCCTGTCGCTGGAGGAGCTGGGCGCCCCACGCGCGCCAGCCGCCGGCCTGGAGCGCTGGTTCCCGCTGCTCGGGGCGCCGGCGGGCGCAGCGCTGCGGGCGCGGATTCGGGCACGTCGCCTGCGTGTGCTGCCGTCCGAGCGCTACAAGGAGCTGGCGGAGTTCCTCACCTTCCACTACGCGCGCCTCTGCGGGGCCCTGGAGCCCGCGCTGCCTGCGCAAGCCAAGGAGGAGCTGGCGGCCGCCATGGTGCGCGTGCTGCGGGCCACTGGCCGGGCACAG GCGCTGGTGACTGACCTGGGCACTGCGGAGCTGGCGCGCTGTGGAGGCCGTGAGGCGCTGCTGTTCCGGGAAAACACATTGGCCACCAAGGCTATCGATGAGTACATGAAGCTCGTGGCACAGGATTACCTCCAGGAGACCCTGG GACAGGTTGTGCGGCGTCTCTGTGCTTCCACTGAGGACTGTGAAGTGGACCCCAGCAAGTGTCCAGCCCCGGAGCTGCCAGAGCACCAGGCCAGACTTCGGAACAGCTGCGAGGAGGTCTTCGAAACCATTATCCATTCCTACGA CTGGTTCCCTGCGGAGCTGGGCATCGTGTTCTCAAGCTGGCGAGAAGCATGCAAAGAACGTGGCTCTGAGGTGCTGGGCCCCCGACTGGTGTGCGCCTCCCTCTTCCTGCGGCTCCTGTGCCCCGCCATCCTGGCACCCAGCCTCTTTGGTTTAGCACCAGAGCATCCAGCACCTGGCCCAGCCCGCACCCTCACACTGATTGCCAAGGTCATCCAGAACCTCGCCAACCGTGCCCC GTTCGGTGAGAAGGAGGCCTACATGGGCTTCATGAATAGCTTCCTGGAGGAACATGGACCAGCCATGCAACGCTTCCTGGACCAGGTGGCCGTGGTGGATGTGGATGCTGCACCCAGTGGTTACCAGGGTAGCGGTGACCTGGCCCTCCAGTTGGCTGTCCTGCATGCCCAGCTCTGTACAATCTTTGCTGAGCTTGACCAG ACAACCCGAGACTCCCTGGAACCACTGCCCACCATCCTGCAAGCCATCGAGGAGGGCCAGCCTGTGCTTGTATCAGTGCCAATGCGTCTCCCACCGCCCCCGGCCCAGATCCACTCCAG CCTTTCCGCAGGGGAGAAGCCCGGCTTCCTGGCCCCCCGGGACCTCCCCAAGCACACCCCTCTCATCTCCAAGAGCCAGTCTCTGCGCAGCGTTCGCCGCTCAGAGAGTTGGGCCCGGCCACAGCCGGACGAAGAGCGGCCCCTGCGGCGGCCCCGGCCGGTGCAGCGCACGCAGAGTGTCCCAACCCGGCGTCCTGCCCGCCGCCGCCAATCTGCGGGGCCCTGGCCGCGACCCAAAGGCTCCCTGAGCACGGGCCCGGCgccccgcgcccggccttggaCCCGGGACTCCGCCTCGCTGCCTCGGAAGCCGTCGGTACCCTGGCAGCGCCAAATAGACCAGCCGCAAGACCGAAACCAGGCACTGGGCAAGCACCGACCTGTGAACAAG TTGGCAGAGCTGCAGTGCGAGGTGGCCGCTCTGCGTGAGGAGCAGAAAGTGCTGTCCCGCCTCGTGGAGTCGCTGAGCACCCACATCCGGGCCTTGACggagcagcaggagcagctgCGGGGCCAGCTGCAGGATCTGGActccaggctctgtgctgg GAGCTCAGAGTTTGATTCAAAGCACAACCTTCCAATCTATGAAGGGCACAGTCTGAAAAGCCTG GAACACCGCCTAAATGAGATGGAGAGAACTCAGGCTCAGCTGAGGGATGCTGTCCAGAGCCTGCAGCTTTCTCCAAGGACGCGGGGGTCTCGGAGTCAACCCCAGCCCCTCAAAGCACCCTGCCTCAATGGAGACACCACCTGA
- the RASAL3 gene encoding RAS protein activator like-3 isoform X3, translating to MDPPSPSRTSQTQPAAPSPLTSYRWHTGRGGEKGAGGFRWGRFAGWGRALSHQEPMVSTQPAPRSIFRRVLSAPPKESRTSRLRLSKALWGRHKNPPPEPEPEPEQEAPELEPEPEPEPPTPQIPEAPTPDVPVWDIGGFTLLDGKLVLLGGEEEGPRRPRVGSASSEGSIHVAMGNFRDPDRMPGKTEPENAGPNQVHNVRGLLKRLKEKKKARPPSALGSRESLATLSELDLGAERDVRVWPLHPSLLGEPHCFQVTWTGGSRCFSCRSAAERDRWIEDLRRQFQPTQDNVEREETWLSVWVHEAKGLPRAAAGAPGVRAELWLDGALLARTAPRAGPGQLFWAERFHFEALPPARRLSLRLRGLGPGSAVLGRVALSLEELGAPRAPAAGLERWFPLLGAPAGAALRARIRARRLRVLPSERYKELAEFLTFHYARLCGALEPALPAQAKEELAAAMVRVLRATGRAQALVTDLGTAELARCGGREALLFRENTLATKAIDEYMKLVAQDYLQETLGQVVRRLCASTEDCEVDPSKCPAPELPEHQARLRNSCEEVFETIIHSYDWFPAELGIVFSSWREACKERGSEVLGPRLVCASLFLRLLCPAILAPSLFGLAPEHPAPGPARTLTLIAKVIQNLANRAPFGEKEAYMGFMNSFLEEHGPAMQRFLDQVAVVDVDAAPSGYQGSGDLALQLAVLHAQLCTIFAELDQTTRDSLEPLPTILQAIEEGQPVLVSVPMRLPPPPAQIHSSLSAGEKPGFLAPRDLPKHTPLISKSQSLRSVRRSESWARPQPDEERPLRRPRPVQRTQSVPTRRPARRRQSAGPWPRPKGSLSTGPAPRARPWTRDSASLPRKPSVPWQRQIDQPQDRNQALGKHRPVNKLAELQCEVAALREEQKVLSRLVESLSTHIRALTEQQEQLRGQLQDLDSRLCAGSSEFDSKHNLPIYEGHSLKSLEHRLNEMERTQAQLRDAVQSLQLSPRTRGSRSQPQPLKAPCLNGDTT from the exons ATGGACCCACCGTCGCCAAGCCGGACCTCCCAAACCCAGCCCGCAGCCCCCTCTCCGCTGACTTCCTATCGCTGGCACACAGGGCGCGGTGGGGAGAAGGGGGCTGGAGGGTTTCGCTGGGGCCGCTTTGCTGGCTGGGGCAGGGCCCTGAGCcaccaggagcccatggtcagcACCCAGCCAGCCCCTCGCTCGATATTCCGTCGGGTCCTATCTGCGCCTCCCAAGGAGTCACGGACCAGTCGCCTTCGACTCTCCAAGGCCCTCTGGGGGAGGCATAAGAACCCACCACCGGAGCCAGAGCCGGAGCCAGAGCAGGAGGCCCCAG AGCTGGAGCCggagccagagccagagcccCCTACCCCACAGATCCCCGAGGCCCCCACACCCGACGTGCCTGTCTGGGACATTGGGGGCTTCACCCTGCTTGATGGGAAGCTGGTGCTGcttggaggagaggaggag GGTCCCCGAAGGCCCCGGGTGGGAAGTGCTAGCTCCGAGGGCAGCATCCACGTGGCCATGGGGAACTTCAGGGATCCAG ATCGGATGCCTGGAAAGACAGAACCAGAGAATGCTGGTCCCAACCAGGTCCACAACGTTCGG GGGTTGCTCAAGAggctgaaagagaagaaaaaggccAG GCCCCCCAGTGCTCTGGGCTCTAGGGAGTCGCTGGCCACACTCTCTGAACTGGACCTGGGCGCCGAGCGGGATGTGcgggtctggccactgcaccccagtctctTGGGGGAGCCCCATTGCTTTCAG GTAACGTGGACGGGCGGAAGCCGCTGTTTCTCTTGTCGCTCGGCCGCTGAGAGAGACCGCTGGATCGAGGACCTTCGTCGCCAATTCCAGCCCACCCAG GACAACGTGGAGCGGGAAGAGACATGGCTGAGCGTGTGGGTGCACGAGGCGAAGGGGCTTCCCCGGGCAGCGGCGGGGGCACCCGGCGTGCGCGCCGAGCTGTGGCTGGATGGCGCGCTGCTGGCACGCACGGCGCCTCGGGCCGGCCCAGGCCAGCTCTTCTGGGCCGAGCGCTTTCACTTCGAGGCGCTGCCACCTGCACGTCGCCTGTCGCTGCGGCTGCGCGGCTTGGGCCCGGGAAGCGCGGTGCTGGGCCGCGTGGCCCTGTCGCTGGAGGAGCTGGGCGCCCCACGCGCGCCAGCCGCCGGCCTGGAGCGCTGGTTCCCGCTGCTCGGGGCGCCGGCGGGCGCAGCGCTGCGGGCGCGGATTCGGGCACGTCGCCTGCGTGTGCTGCCGTCCGAGCGCTACAAGGAGCTGGCGGAGTTCCTCACCTTCCACTACGCGCGCCTCTGCGGGGCCCTGGAGCCCGCGCTGCCTGCGCAAGCCAAGGAGGAGCTGGCGGCCGCCATGGTGCGCGTGCTGCGGGCCACTGGCCGGGCACAG GCGCTGGTGACTGACCTGGGCACTGCGGAGCTGGCGCGCTGTGGAGGCCGTGAGGCGCTGCTGTTCCGGGAAAACACATTGGCCACCAAGGCTATCGATGAGTACATGAAGCTCGTGGCACAGGATTACCTCCAGGAGACCCTGG GACAGGTTGTGCGGCGTCTCTGTGCTTCCACTGAGGACTGTGAAGTGGACCCCAGCAAGTGTCCAGCCCCGGAGCTGCCAGAGCACCAGGCCAGACTTCGGAACAGCTGCGAGGAGGTCTTCGAAACCATTATCCATTCCTACGA CTGGTTCCCTGCGGAGCTGGGCATCGTGTTCTCAAGCTGGCGAGAAGCATGCAAAGAACGTGGCTCTGAGGTGCTGGGCCCCCGACTGGTGTGCGCCTCCCTCTTCCTGCGGCTCCTGTGCCCCGCCATCCTGGCACCCAGCCTCTTTGGTTTAGCACCAGAGCATCCAGCACCTGGCCCAGCCCGCACCCTCACACTGATTGCCAAGGTCATCCAGAACCTCGCCAACCGTGCCCC GTTCGGTGAGAAGGAGGCCTACATGGGCTTCATGAATAGCTTCCTGGAGGAACATGGACCAGCCATGCAACGCTTCCTGGACCAGGTGGCCGTGGTGGATGTGGATGCTGCACCCAGTGGTTACCAGGGTAGCGGTGACCTGGCCCTCCAGTTGGCTGTCCTGCATGCCCAGCTCTGTACAATCTTTGCTGAGCTTGACCAG ACAACCCGAGACTCCCTGGAACCACTGCCCACCATCCTGCAAGCCATCGAGGAGGGCCAGCCTGTGCTTGTATCAGTGCCAATGCGTCTCCCACCGCCCCCGGCCCAGATCCACTCCAG CCTTTCCGCAGGGGAGAAGCCCGGCTTCCTGGCCCCCCGGGACCTCCCCAAGCACACCCCTCTCATCTCCAAGAGCCAGTCTCTGCGCAGCGTTCGCCGCTCAGAGAGTTGGGCCCGGCCACAGCCGGACGAAGAGCGGCCCCTGCGGCGGCCCCGGCCGGTGCAGCGCACGCAGAGTGTCCCAACCCGGCGTCCTGCCCGCCGCCGCCAATCTGCGGGGCCCTGGCCGCGACCCAAAGGCTCCCTGAGCACGGGCCCGGCgccccgcgcccggccttggaCCCGGGACTCCGCCTCGCTGCCTCGGAAGCCGTCGGTACCCTGGCAGCGCCAAATAGACCAGCCGCAAGACCGAAACCAGGCACTGGGCAAGCACCGACCTGTGAACAAG TTGGCAGAGCTGCAGTGCGAGGTGGCCGCTCTGCGTGAGGAGCAGAAAGTGCTGTCCCGCCTCGTGGAGTCGCTGAGCACCCACATCCGGGCCTTGACggagcagcaggagcagctgCGGGGCCAGCTGCAGGATCTGGActccaggctctgtgctgg GAGCTCAGAGTTTGATTCAAAGCACAACCTTCCAATCTATGAAGGGCACAGTCTGAAAAGCCTG GAACACCGCCTAAATGAGATGGAGAGAACTCAGGCTCAGCTGAGGGATGCTGTCCAGAGCCTGCAGCTTTCTCCAAGGACGCGGGGGTCTCGGAGTCAACCCCAGCCCCTCAAAGCACCCTGCCTCAATGGAGACACCACCTGA
- the RASAL3 gene encoding RAS protein activator like-3 isoform X1 gives MDPPSPSRTSQTQPAAPSPLTSYRWHTGRGGEKGAGGFRWGRFAGWGRALSHQEPMVSTQPAPRSIFRRVLSAPPKESRTSRLRLSKALWGRHKNPPPEPEPEPEQEAPELEPEPEPEPPTPQIPEAPTPDVPVWDIGGFTLLDGKLVLLGGEEEGPRRPRVGSASSEGSIHVAMGNFRDPDRMPGKTEPENAGPNQVHNVRGLLKRLKEKKKARSEPRDGPPSALGSRESLATLSELDLGAERDVRVWPLHPSLLGEPHCFQVTWTGGSRCFSCRSAAERDRWIEDLRRQFQPTQDNVEREETWLSVWVHEAKGLPRAAAGAPGVRAELWLDGALLARTAPRAGPGQLFWAERFHFEALPPARRLSLRLRGLGPGSAVLGRVALSLEELGAPRAPAAGLERWFPLLGAPAGAALRARIRARRLRVLPSERYKELAEFLTFHYARLCGALEPALPAQAKEELAAAMVRVLRATGRAQALVTDLGTAELARCGGREALLFRENTLATKAIDEYMKLVAQDYLQETLGQVVRRLCASTEDCEVDPSKCPAPELPEHQARLRNSCEEPPHLTIHCLFCTSWFPAELGIVFSSWREACKERGSEVLGPRLVCASLFLRLLCPAILAPSLFGLAPEHPAPGPARTLTLIAKVIQNLANRAPFGEKEAYMGFMNSFLEEHGPAMQRFLDQVAVVDVDAAPSGYQGSGDLALQLAVLHAQLCTIFAELDQTTRDSLEPLPTILQAIEEGQPVLVSVPMRLPPPPAQIHSSLSAGEKPGFLAPRDLPKHTPLISKSQSLRSVRRSESWARPQPDEERPLRRPRPVQRTQSVPTRRPARRRQSAGPWPRPKGSLSTGPAPRARPWTRDSASLPRKPSVPWQRQIDQPQDRNQALGKHRPVNKLAELQCEVAALREEQKVLSRLVESLSTHIRALTEQQEQLRGQLQDLDSRLCAGSSEFDSKHNLPIYEGHSLKSLEHRLNEMERTQAQLRDAVQSLQLSPRTRGSRSQPQPLKAPCLNGDTT, from the exons ATGGACCCACCGTCGCCAAGCCGGACCTCCCAAACCCAGCCCGCAGCCCCCTCTCCGCTGACTTCCTATCGCTGGCACACAGGGCGCGGTGGGGAGAAGGGGGCTGGAGGGTTTCGCTGGGGCCGCTTTGCTGGCTGGGGCAGGGCCCTGAGCcaccaggagcccatggtcagcACCCAGCCAGCCCCTCGCTCGATATTCCGTCGGGTCCTATCTGCGCCTCCCAAGGAGTCACGGACCAGTCGCCTTCGACTCTCCAAGGCCCTCTGGGGGAGGCATAAGAACCCACCACCGGAGCCAGAGCCGGAGCCAGAGCAGGAGGCCCCAG AGCTGGAGCCggagccagagccagagcccCCTACCCCACAGATCCCCGAGGCCCCCACACCCGACGTGCCTGTCTGGGACATTGGGGGCTTCACCCTGCTTGATGGGAAGCTGGTGCTGcttggaggagaggaggag GGTCCCCGAAGGCCCCGGGTGGGAAGTGCTAGCTCCGAGGGCAGCATCCACGTGGCCATGGGGAACTTCAGGGATCCAG ATCGGATGCCTGGAAAGACAGAACCAGAGAATGCTGGTCCCAACCAGGTCCACAACGTTCGG GGGTTGCTCAAGAggctgaaagagaagaaaaaggccAGGTCGGAGCCCCGGGATGG GCCCCCCAGTGCTCTGGGCTCTAGGGAGTCGCTGGCCACACTCTCTGAACTGGACCTGGGCGCCGAGCGGGATGTGcgggtctggccactgcaccccagtctctTGGGGGAGCCCCATTGCTTTCAG GTAACGTGGACGGGCGGAAGCCGCTGTTTCTCTTGTCGCTCGGCCGCTGAGAGAGACCGCTGGATCGAGGACCTTCGTCGCCAATTCCAGCCCACCCAG GACAACGTGGAGCGGGAAGAGACATGGCTGAGCGTGTGGGTGCACGAGGCGAAGGGGCTTCCCCGGGCAGCGGCGGGGGCACCCGGCGTGCGCGCCGAGCTGTGGCTGGATGGCGCGCTGCTGGCACGCACGGCGCCTCGGGCCGGCCCAGGCCAGCTCTTCTGGGCCGAGCGCTTTCACTTCGAGGCGCTGCCACCTGCACGTCGCCTGTCGCTGCGGCTGCGCGGCTTGGGCCCGGGAAGCGCGGTGCTGGGCCGCGTGGCCCTGTCGCTGGAGGAGCTGGGCGCCCCACGCGCGCCAGCCGCCGGCCTGGAGCGCTGGTTCCCGCTGCTCGGGGCGCCGGCGGGCGCAGCGCTGCGGGCGCGGATTCGGGCACGTCGCCTGCGTGTGCTGCCGTCCGAGCGCTACAAGGAGCTGGCGGAGTTCCTCACCTTCCACTACGCGCGCCTCTGCGGGGCCCTGGAGCCCGCGCTGCCTGCGCAAGCCAAGGAGGAGCTGGCGGCCGCCATGGTGCGCGTGCTGCGGGCCACTGGCCGGGCACAG GCGCTGGTGACTGACCTGGGCACTGCGGAGCTGGCGCGCTGTGGAGGCCGTGAGGCGCTGCTGTTCCGGGAAAACACATTGGCCACCAAGGCTATCGATGAGTACATGAAGCTCGTGGCACAGGATTACCTCCAGGAGACCCTGG GACAGGTTGTGCGGCGTCTCTGTGCTTCCACTGAGGACTGTGAAGTGGACCCCAGCAAGTGTCCAGCCCCGGAGCTGCCAGAGCACCAGGCCAGACTTCGGAACAGCTGCGAGGAG CCTCCCCATCTGACCATTCATTGCCTCTTCTGCACCAGCTGGTTCCCTGCGGAGCTGGGCATCGTGTTCTCAAGCTGGCGAGAAGCATGCAAAGAACGTGGCTCTGAGGTGCTGGGCCCCCGACTGGTGTGCGCCTCCCTCTTCCTGCGGCTCCTGTGCCCCGCCATCCTGGCACCCAGCCTCTTTGGTTTAGCACCAGAGCATCCAGCACCTGGCCCAGCCCGCACCCTCACACTGATTGCCAAGGTCATCCAGAACCTCGCCAACCGTGCCCC GTTCGGTGAGAAGGAGGCCTACATGGGCTTCATGAATAGCTTCCTGGAGGAACATGGACCAGCCATGCAACGCTTCCTGGACCAGGTGGCCGTGGTGGATGTGGATGCTGCACCCAGTGGTTACCAGGGTAGCGGTGACCTGGCCCTCCAGTTGGCTGTCCTGCATGCCCAGCTCTGTACAATCTTTGCTGAGCTTGACCAG ACAACCCGAGACTCCCTGGAACCACTGCCCACCATCCTGCAAGCCATCGAGGAGGGCCAGCCTGTGCTTGTATCAGTGCCAATGCGTCTCCCACCGCCCCCGGCCCAGATCCACTCCAG CCTTTCCGCAGGGGAGAAGCCCGGCTTCCTGGCCCCCCGGGACCTCCCCAAGCACACCCCTCTCATCTCCAAGAGCCAGTCTCTGCGCAGCGTTCGCCGCTCAGAGAGTTGGGCCCGGCCACAGCCGGACGAAGAGCGGCCCCTGCGGCGGCCCCGGCCGGTGCAGCGCACGCAGAGTGTCCCAACCCGGCGTCCTGCCCGCCGCCGCCAATCTGCGGGGCCCTGGCCGCGACCCAAAGGCTCCCTGAGCACGGGCCCGGCgccccgcgcccggccttggaCCCGGGACTCCGCCTCGCTGCCTCGGAAGCCGTCGGTACCCTGGCAGCGCCAAATAGACCAGCCGCAAGACCGAAACCAGGCACTGGGCAAGCACCGACCTGTGAACAAG TTGGCAGAGCTGCAGTGCGAGGTGGCCGCTCTGCGTGAGGAGCAGAAAGTGCTGTCCCGCCTCGTGGAGTCGCTGAGCACCCACATCCGGGCCTTGACggagcagcaggagcagctgCGGGGCCAGCTGCAGGATCTGGActccaggctctgtgctgg GAGCTCAGAGTTTGATTCAAAGCACAACCTTCCAATCTATGAAGGGCACAGTCTGAAAAGCCTG GAACACCGCCTAAATGAGATGGAGAGAACTCAGGCTCAGCTGAGGGATGCTGTCCAGAGCCTGCAGCTTTCTCCAAGGACGCGGGGGTCTCGGAGTCAACCCCAGCCCCTCAAAGCACCCTGCCTCAATGGAGACACCACCTGA